The Streptomyces camelliae genome window below encodes:
- a CDS encoding esterase-like activity of phytase family protein, protein MRLRTVLATLTAGLAAVTSLTAAGPAGANSSISKACSPSVSLDRFSDALDKTTYDGTFVGNFSALAVDRDGSLAALEDRSSLFDLDPTTLQPKRAVRLADEKGADLDSEGLVIDRDGTRLITSETEPSVRRYSVDGRILDRLPVPPSLLVAPAGRATANQTFEGLTLLPGGHTLLASMEDAISGDSTGIVRFQTWTRHQGRFDLSAQYGYRTDPGLGVPEVQATPDGRLLVLERGFTAGVGNTVRLYLADPRHATDTSAIQNLTGQPSVRLITKTLLADIAACPSLGATAKQPQPNPLLDNIEGMTITGRDHTGRLKVVLVSDDNQNPAQTTRFYYLRVRV, encoded by the coding sequence ATGCGTCTGAGAACCGTACTCGCCACCCTCACCGCCGGCCTGGCGGCGGTCACCTCCCTGACCGCCGCCGGGCCCGCCGGTGCCAACTCATCGATCAGCAAAGCCTGTTCGCCATCCGTCTCCCTCGACCGCTTCTCCGACGCGCTCGACAAGACGACGTACGACGGCACCTTCGTCGGCAACTTCTCCGCGCTCGCCGTCGACCGGGACGGCTCCCTCGCCGCGCTGGAGGACCGCTCCTCCCTCTTCGACCTGGACCCGACGACCCTCCAGCCGAAGCGGGCCGTCCGCCTCGCCGACGAGAAGGGCGCCGATCTCGACTCCGAGGGCCTCGTCATCGACCGGGACGGCACCCGGCTCATCACCTCCGAGACCGAGCCGTCGGTCCGCCGCTACTCCGTCGACGGCAGGATCCTCGACCGCCTCCCGGTCCCGCCCTCCCTCCTGGTCGCCCCTGCCGGCCGCGCCACCGCCAACCAGACCTTCGAGGGCCTGACCCTGCTGCCCGGCGGACACACCCTGCTGGCCTCCATGGAGGACGCGATCTCGGGCGACTCGACCGGGATCGTGCGCTTCCAGACCTGGACACGTCACCAAGGCAGATTCGACCTGTCCGCCCAGTACGGCTACCGCACCGACCCCGGCCTCGGCGTCCCCGAGGTCCAGGCCACCCCCGACGGCCGCCTCCTGGTCCTGGAACGCGGCTTCACCGCCGGCGTCGGCAACACCGTCCGCCTCTACCTGGCCGACCCCCGCCACGCCACCGACACCAGTGCCATCCAGAACCTCACCGGTCAGCCGAGTGTCCGTCTGATCACGAAGACCCTGCTCGCTGACATCGCCGCCTGCCCCTCCCTCGGCGCCACCGCGAAGCAGCCCCAGCCCAACCCCCTGCTGGACAACATCGAAGGCATGACGATCACAGGGCGTGACCACACCGGCCGCCTGAAAGTGGTCCTGGTGAGCGACGACAACCAGAACCCGGCCCAGACGACCCGGTTCTATTACCTGCGGGTACGAGTCTGA
- a CDS encoding serine hydrolase yields MNSRTSRRTAALAAALLIPAVTAVAAAGPAAAATPAVSCTSAKAGLAAKLQKDITGALAGRRSTVALGLYDRSTNTTCTLRATSAYDSASTVKVTVLATLLWDAKKHNRYLTSTEQSLTKAMITRSDNNATSTLWKQLGLTKIKGFLSAAGMTKTVPGAGGYWGLTQENVTDEQKLLKLITAKNSVLSDNSRAYILKLMGQVVSDQRWGTPAGAPSTVSVHVKNGWLQRSTHGWRVHSLGTFNGAGHDYMMSVLTQDNSTMGYGVTTIQNVAKVIHKDLVPTTSATAVYTPTSKPSEAFVAVPPQG; encoded by the coding sequence ATGAATTCCCGGACATCGAGACGTACCGCCGCCCTCGCCGCCGCCCTGCTCATACCGGCGGTCACCGCCGTGGCCGCCGCCGGTCCGGCCGCCGCGGCCACGCCCGCCGTCAGCTGTACGTCCGCCAAGGCGGGCCTCGCCGCCAAGCTGCAGAAGGACATCACCGGCGCCCTGGCGGGCCGCAGGAGCACGGTCGCCCTCGGCCTGTACGACCGCAGCACCAACACCACCTGCACCCTGCGCGCGACCAGCGCCTACGACTCGGCCAGCACCGTCAAGGTCACCGTGCTCGCCACGCTGCTGTGGGACGCCAAGAAGCACAACCGGTACCTGACGAGCACCGAGCAGTCGCTCACCAAGGCCATGATCACCAGGTCGGACAACAACGCGACCAGCACGCTGTGGAAGCAGCTGGGCCTGACGAAGATCAAGGGGTTCCTGTCCGCCGCCGGGATGACGAAGACCGTGCCGGGCGCGGGCGGTTACTGGGGCCTGACCCAGGAGAACGTCACCGACGAGCAGAAGCTGCTCAAGCTCATCACTGCCAAGAACAGCGTGCTGAGCGACAACTCCCGCGCCTACATCCTGAAGCTGATGGGCCAGGTCGTCTCCGACCAGCGCTGGGGCACGCCCGCCGGTGCCCCGTCCACCGTCTCCGTGCACGTCAAGAACGGCTGGCTGCAACGCTCGACGCACGGCTGGCGGGTGCACAGCCTCGGCACCTTCAACGGCGCCGGCCACGACTACATGATGTCGGTGCTCACCCAGGACAACAGCACCATGGGCTACGGCGTGACCACCATCCAGAACGTCGCCAAGGTCATCCACAAGGATCTCGTACCGACCACCTCCGCCACCGCCGTCTACACCCCGACGAGCAAGCCCAGCGAGGCGTTCGTCGCGGTGCCGCCGCAGGGCTGA
- a CDS encoding DUF397 domain-containing protein, producing MADRTIPNAAVLTGWRKSSHSNDQGGSCLEVLDNHPAGIPVRDSKVPNGPALIFRAVDWSSFVTAVKDGELRA from the coding sequence ATGGCTGACCGAACCATCCCGAATGCAGCCGTGCTGACGGGTTGGCGGAAGTCCTCCCACAGCAACGACCAGGGCGGCAGCTGCCTCGAAGTCCTCGACAACCACCCCGCCGGCATCCCCGTCCGAGACTCCAAGGTCCCGAACGGCCCCGCGCTGATCTTCCGCGCAGTCGACTGGTCGTCCTTCGTCACAGCCGTCAAGGACGGCGAGCTCAGGGCCTGA
- a CDS encoding helix-turn-helix domain-containing protein translates to MTNTYGDWLRQQREAAGLTQQQLADMVVMTRSHIAHIEAGRRMPSKEDARRLDKALNTGNVLSSFLPAEDAKVPDYFEVARQLEQQAVMIREFALSFVPGILQTKRYARAVLGTSFPPVSEEECDRRLVTRLERAKILDDPVTPVVWVLLDEAVLRRQIGGPDVMADQIDHVVRLAESGRIQVHVLPFSLGLHPLLSNTLSLMWFEDQPPMAYGEGLHMGKIHDSPSVVQELQHRYDFALGNALPLKESLALLKTTARDYERHG, encoded by the coding sequence ATGACCAACACGTACGGTGACTGGCTCAGGCAACAGCGGGAAGCGGCGGGGCTGACGCAGCAGCAGCTGGCCGACATGGTGGTGATGACGCGTTCGCACATCGCACACATCGAGGCGGGACGCCGAATGCCGTCGAAAGAGGACGCGCGACGGCTGGACAAGGCCCTGAACACGGGAAACGTGCTCAGTAGCTTCCTGCCGGCGGAGGACGCAAAGGTTCCCGACTACTTCGAGGTGGCACGACAACTCGAACAACAGGCGGTGATGATCCGTGAGTTCGCCCTGTCGTTCGTCCCTGGCATCCTCCAGACGAAAAGGTACGCACGTGCGGTTCTGGGCACGTCGTTCCCTCCCGTGAGTGAAGAGGAATGTGACAGGCGCCTTGTCACACGTCTTGAGCGGGCGAAGATCCTCGACGATCCCGTGACACCCGTGGTATGGGTGCTGCTGGACGAGGCAGTGCTCAGGCGCCAGATCGGCGGGCCGGATGTCATGGCGGACCAGATCGACCATGTCGTACGCCTAGCCGAGAGCGGCCGGATCCAGGTGCACGTGCTGCCGTTCTCCCTGGGCCTCCACCCACTATTGAGCAACACGCTCAGCCTGATGTGGTTCGAGGACCAGCCGCCCATGGCATACGGCGAGGGCCTACACATGGGCAAGATCCACGACTCCCCATCCGTGGTTCAGGAACTTCAGCATCGCTACGATTTCGCACTGGGCAACGCACTGCCGTTGAAGGAATCACTGGCTCTGCTCAAGACGACAGCAAGGGACTACGAACGCCATGGCTGA
- a CDS encoding glycosyltransferase family 39 protein, giving the protein MTSATDPLPHAATATPGPPSPTPSPNAVPPEPAPRWSLPVLLAILLLAAVLYTWNLSGSSLNSFYSAAIYSGTQNWKAWFFGSLDAGNFLTVDKPPFANMVMSLSCRIFGFGTWQMMLPEVAAGLGAIWILHSSVKRTFGHVAAAVAALVLALTPITVAINRDNNPDTILVLLMVGGAALALRATRTGTLLPLLGSAVCFGLAFNTKMLAGYIALPAVFAVYLLAARPKLVQRIVNLLIAGVVLAVSSFWWAVAVSLVPASERPYIGGSTDGTAWNLIMGYNGLGRIFGGEGNGGGGGGGGGGFSGSAGLGRMFNTILGGQISWLIPFAVVALICGLILCGRAPRTDLTRAALILWGGWTVLHYVTFATAEGTMHPYYTTALAPGIAALCGGGGVLLLRAFRTDKRWMWALPAGLAVTAIWAIVLLRRASGWNSWLWPTVGMLMAAAIVGLFVFRSGSRVRLFAASVAAAVVAALAGPAAYAWSVPSGSGGGMSGVNPTAGPSTGGGFGGPGGGGGRGGFPGGGEMPGGSSGRNAEAGGGFPGGAPSGGEMPGGSGQQAGGFPGGGTGNGELPGGQGASGGTAPGGTGAANGESGRVSGRTGAGMGGGGMGGGMGGGMGSANSELIAYLKKHQDGATWLLAVSNSQSAAQIELSARVPVISMWGFTGTDKGMTVTKLEDLVKKGKLHYIQLGGGMMGGGPGGDNNSVSSEVTAWVKKHGTLVKESAYSKSTSSSTSASKTSSQTNTSTVYRLDPSDVS; this is encoded by the coding sequence GTGACATCTGCCACCGATCCCCTCCCCCACGCCGCGACGGCGACCCCGGGTCCGCCGTCCCCGACACCGTCGCCGAACGCCGTACCCCCGGAGCCCGCGCCGCGCTGGTCGCTGCCCGTGCTGCTCGCGATCCTGCTACTGGCCGCCGTGCTGTACACGTGGAACCTGTCCGGCTCCAGCCTCAACAGCTTCTACAGCGCGGCCATCTACAGCGGCACACAGAACTGGAAGGCCTGGTTCTTCGGCTCGCTGGACGCCGGGAACTTCCTCACCGTCGACAAACCGCCGTTCGCGAACATGGTCATGAGCCTGTCGTGCCGGATCTTCGGCTTCGGCACCTGGCAGATGATGCTGCCGGAGGTCGCGGCCGGGCTCGGCGCGATCTGGATCCTGCACTCCTCCGTGAAGCGGACGTTCGGGCACGTGGCGGCGGCCGTGGCCGCACTGGTCCTGGCCCTGACCCCGATCACGGTCGCGATCAACCGGGACAACAACCCGGACACGATCCTCGTCCTGCTGATGGTCGGCGGCGCGGCGCTCGCCCTGCGCGCCACGCGCACCGGCACGCTGCTGCCGCTGCTCGGCTCGGCGGTCTGCTTCGGCCTCGCCTTCAACACGAAGATGCTGGCCGGCTACATCGCGCTGCCCGCCGTCTTCGCGGTCTACCTGCTCGCGGCGCGCCCGAAGCTCGTGCAGCGGATCGTGAACCTGCTGATCGCGGGCGTGGTCCTGGCGGTCTCCAGCTTCTGGTGGGCGGTCGCCGTGTCCCTGGTCCCCGCCTCCGAGCGGCCGTACATCGGCGGTTCGACGGACGGCACCGCCTGGAACCTGATCATGGGCTACAACGGCCTCGGCCGGATCTTCGGCGGCGAGGGCAACGGCGGCGGTGGCGGGGGCGGCGGCGGAGGCTTCTCCGGCTCGGCCGGCCTCGGCCGGATGTTCAACACCATCCTCGGCGGCCAGATCTCCTGGCTGATCCCCTTCGCGGTGGTCGCCCTGATCTGCGGCCTGATCCTGTGCGGCCGCGCCCCGCGCACCGACCTCACCCGGGCCGCGCTCATCCTCTGGGGCGGCTGGACGGTCCTGCACTACGTCACCTTCGCGACCGCCGAGGGGACGATGCACCCGTACTACACGACCGCTCTCGCCCCCGGCATCGCGGCGCTGTGCGGAGGCGGCGGCGTCCTGCTGCTGCGCGCGTTCCGCACCGACAAGCGGTGGATGTGGGCCCTGCCGGCCGGTCTGGCGGTGACGGCGATCTGGGCGATCGTGCTGCTGCGCCGGGCGTCCGGCTGGAACAGCTGGCTGTGGCCGACCGTCGGGATGCTGATGGCGGCGGCGATCGTCGGCCTGTTCGTCTTCCGCTCCGGGAGCCGTGTGCGGCTGTTCGCGGCCTCTGTGGCTGCGGCGGTCGTGGCCGCGCTCGCGGGTCCGGCGGCGTACGCCTGGTCGGTGCCGTCCGGTTCCGGTGGCGGCATGAGCGGAGTGAACCCGACGGCCGGCCCGTCGACCGGCGGCGGCTTCGGCGGGCCCGGCGGAGGCGGGGGCCGGGGTGGTTTCCCGGGCGGCGGGGAGATGCCGGGCGGCAGCAGCGGCCGGAACGCCGAGGCGGGGGGCGGCTTCCCCGGTGGTGCTCCCTCCGGTGGGGAGATGCCGGGCGGCAGCGGACAGCAGGCCGGAGGCTTCCCGGGCGGCGGCACGGGGAATGGTGAACTCCCCGGCGGCCAGGGCGCGTCGGGTGGTACGGCGCCGGGTGGTACCGGTGCCGCGAACGGCGAGTCGGGACGCGTGAGCGGCCGTACGGGAGCCGGTATGGGCGGCGGCGGCATGGGCGGTGGTATGGGCGGTGGTATGGGCAGCGCGAACAGCGAGCTCATCGCCTACCTGAAGAAGCACCAGGACGGTGCCACCTGGCTGCTCGCGGTCTCCAACTCGCAGAGCGCGGCCCAGATCGAGCTGAGCGCCCGGGTGCCGGTCATCTCGATGTGGGGCTTCACCGGCACCGACAAGGGCATGACCGTCACCAAGCTGGAGGACCTGGTCAAGAAGGGCAAGCTGCACTACATCCAGCTCGGCGGCGGGATGATGGGCGGCGGCCCCGGCGGCGACAACAACAGTGTGTCCTCCGAGGTCACGGCCTGGGTGAAGAAGCACGGGACGCTGGTGAAGGAGAGCGCGTACAGCAAGAGCACGAGCTCCTCCACGTCAGCGAGCAAGACGTCGTCGCAGACCAACACCTCGACGGTCTACCGCTTGGACCCGTCGGACGTGAGCTGA